One Paralichthys olivaceus isolate ysfri-2021 chromosome 21, ASM2471397v2, whole genome shotgun sequence genomic window carries:
- the LOC109626898 gene encoding myoferlin-like isoform X1, translating to MLRVVVESARALPKKRVGSPDPITSVIFKDEKKKTKSIDSDVNPVWNEVLEFDLKGTPLDASSYIDVVVKDYETIGKDKFLGSTKISLRDLASGQVRSLPSKNVPLVNESGQNIGGTINLVVSYDPPPNATPNPNDPQAGDATMDAGGGGGGEEGDETQPDGVQSGSAGGPSPSGKAVNPRQRLTRMQSRHRLVNKPQDFQIRVRIIQARQLSGNNIKPVVKVNVCGQTHRTRIKRGNNPFFDEMFFYNVNMLPSDLFDQNISLRVYDSYSLRADSLMGEFKLDVGYVYDDPAHCVLRKWLLLNDPDDSSSGAKGYLKVSLFVVGAGDEPPVEKRELNDDQDDIESNLLLPAGVTLRWATMSLKVFRAEDIPQMDDAFVQAVREIFGGDENKKNLVDPFLEAGFAGKKLCTQIIEKNANPEWNQILHLQVKFPSMCESVKLTVFDWDRLTGNDAVGTTYLNLAKIASSGGEIEEEHAGNGEMTSYEAKTGESEVGFLPVFGPCFVNLYGSPREFSGLPDPYEDLNYGKGEGVAFRGRILVELSTKLEGKADKAVDSIHSDDILVAQKYQRRRKYCLCAVFHSASMIQEPGEPIQFEVSIGNYGNKLDTTCKPLASTTQYSCAVFDGNHYYYLPWANTKPVVVVTSFWEDISHRLDTVNIILYIAHRLQSNLEAFKTAILAKLPENQLVEVWLKLLNQLIEDLESFPTPELEGRSNLTSLDIQVKKLRDSALTATKNGARRMREEAMEIRDTLSDIESWADKLKMLAEEPQNSMPDVIIWMLRGEKRVAYSRIPAHQILFSTYSEQACGQHCGKTQTVFLQYPMDKDKGLKVPVEIRVNMWLGLSAHEKKFNSFSEGTFSVFAELYENQAKVFGKWGTTGLVGRHKYSDVTGKLKLKQEYFMPPRGWEWEADWLIDPEKALLTEADAGHTEFMDEVFQNETRFPGGEWKAASEPFTDVNGEKSRNPGEFDCPPGWMWEDEWTVDDNRAVDDQGWEYGVTIPPNNKPLSWVPTEKVYHVHRRRRLVRPRKRAALPAGASVERQDQGDPEGWEFSSLIGWKFHRKERSSDTFRRRRWRRKMGPEDRLGASAIFQLEGALGVDTEEKEKGSKVDVSKLFGANTPTVSCSFDRSYIYHLRVYIYQARNMTSMDKDSFSDPYAHVSFLHVSKTTEKLRSTLNPTWDQTLIFSDVEIYGDPQNVVQCPPDVVVEFYDHDQVGKDELLGRTVCVPMVKLAPGMDQTPKLLWHPITQKGQRAGEALLAAELILKDKSGESDLPLAPPKRAENLFMVPQGIRPVVQLTAVEILAWGLRNMKSYQLASVTSPSLVVECGGQRVESAVIKNMKKSPNFPSSVLFIKVLLPRDEMYTPPIVLKVIDHRPFGRKPVVGQCTISSLEEFRCDPNVITAEGAMSSKMALMMSSPRKHLSINMDEKRPLLEAQLEEKEKETVDWWSKFYASSGDQERCGPYIKKGYDTLKVYDCELEDVPEFKGLTDFCSTFKLQRGKNENGDHDPTVVGEFKGSFKVYPLPDDPNVTAPPRQFRELPDSGPQECLVRIYVVQAIDLQPKDNNGRCDPYIKISLGKKTIEDRDNYLPNTINPVFGRMFEMTCFLPQDKDLKISVYDFDLLSRDEKVGKTVIDLENRFLSRYNSYCGLPQTYCISGINQWRDQLKPSQILENLARLKGLSKPRTEDNGTSLTFNGKDYTLVQFENAKEVHQHLGPARERLCLHVLRTQGVVHEHVETRTLYSTFQPNISQGKLQMWVDVFPKSIGPPGPPFDITPRKPKKYFLRAVVWNTTDVTLDETSITGEHMSDIYVKGWMPGMEEDKQKTDVHYRSLDGDGNFNWRFVFGFDYLPAEQLCLVSKKEHFWSLDQTEFRIPPKLIVQIWDNDKFSLDDYLGTLELDLRDVVAPAKTPEKCSLAMMNNLDIGHPRKPEQAKSLFAQKSVRGWWPCSIEQDGKKVLGGKVEMTLEIIPEADADERPAGKARDEPNMNPKLDPPKRPETSFFWFTNPCKTMKFIVWRRFRCLFIGLIILTIVFLFIAILLYSLPNYISMKIVKPLA from the exons ATTCCTTGGATCGACCAAAATCTCTTTGCGAGATCTTGCCTCAGGTCAAGTGAGATCACTTCCATCCAAAAATGTTCCCTTAGTGAATGAAAGTGGACAGAATATTGGA GGCACCATCAACCTTGTGGTTAGCTATGACCCTCCACCGAATGCTACACCAAACCCCAACGACCCTCAAGCAGGGGATGCAACCATGGATGCTG gaggtggaggtggaggtgaggagggTGATGAGACTCAACCAGACGGGGTCCAGAGTGGCTCAGCTGGGGGGCCCTCACCTTCTGGTAAGGCTGTTAACCCTCGGCAGCGTCTGACCAGGATGCAAAGTCGCCACCGACTGGTCAATAAACCGCAGGATTTCCAG ATCCGTGTGCGGATCATCCAGGCTCGTCAGTTGTCTGGGAACAACATCAAACCGGTGGTGAAGGTCAACGTGTGTGGACAGACCCACAGGACGAGGATCAAGAGAGGGAACAACCCTTTCTTTGATGAG ATGTTCTTCTACAATGTCAACATGCTACCATCAGATCTGTTTGATCAGAACATAAGTCTGCGG gtgTACGATTCCTATTCTCTGAGGGCCGACAGTCTGATGGGGGAGTTCAAG ctGGACGTTGGTTATGTTTATGATGATCCAG CTCACTGTGTCTTGAGGAAGTGGCTTCTGCTGAACGATCCAGACGACTCCAGCTCTGGGGCTAAAGGCTACCTCAAAGTCAGCCTCTTCGTAGTTGGGGCTGGAGATGAGCCTCCG GTGGAGAAGAGGGAGCTAAATGATGACCAGGACGACATAGAGAGCAACCTGCTGCTGCCGGCTGGTGTGACTCTGCGGTGGGCCACCATGTCCCTGAAGGTGTTCAGAGCTGAGGACATTCCTCAGA TGGATGATGCATTCGTTCAGGCCGTGAGAGAAATCTTTGGAGGAGATGAAAACAAGAAGAACCTGGTGGATCCGTTCTTAGAAGCTGGCTTCGCAGGCAAAAAG ctgtgcACTCAGATAATTGAGAAAAATGCAAACCCTGAGTGGAACCAAATTCTGCACCTTCAAGTCAAG TTCCCCTCCATGTGTGAGTCCGTCAAACTGACAGTGTTTGATTG GGATCGTTTGACAGGGAATGATGCTGTTGGCACCACGTACTTGAACCTGGCAAAGATAGCCTCCTCTGGTGGCGAGATAGAAG AGGAACATGCAGGAAATGGGGAAATGACATCGTATGAAG CGAAGACAGGGGAGTCTGAGGTCGGGTTTCTGCCTGTCTTCGGCCCCTGTTTTGTCAACCTGTACGGCAGCCCCAGAGAGTTCTCTGGTCTGCCAGACCCCTATGAGGATCTCAATTATGGCAAG GGAGAAGGAGTGGCGTTCAGGGGCAGGATCCTGGTGGAGCTGTCCACGAAACTGGAGGGGAAAGCAGACAAAGCAGTCGACAGTATCCACAGTGATGACATCCTGGTGGCACAG AAataccagaggaggaggaagtacTGTCTGTGTGCAGTCTTCCACAGCGCTTCCATGATTCAGGAACCCGGAGAGCCAATCCAGTTTGAGGTCAGCATCGGTAACTACGGCAACAAACTGGACACCACCTGCAAACCACTGGCCTCCACCACTCAGTATAGCTGTGCTGTATTTGATG GTAATCACTACTATTATCTGCCCTGGGCCAACACGAAGCCTGTGGTGGTGGTTACTTCATTCTGGGAGGACATCAGCCACCGCCTGGACACTGTCAACATCATCCTCTACATCGCTCACCGGCTG CAATCTAACCTGGAGGCTTTTAAAACTGCCATCTTGGCCAAACTCCCCGAAAACCAGCTCGTAGAGGTGTGGCTCAAGTTGCTCAATCAGCTGATTGAAGACCTGGAGAG TTTCCCAACACCAGAGCTGGAGGGCCGTTCCAACCTGACATCCCTGGACATCCAAGTCAAAAAGCTGCGAGACAGCGCCCTGACTGCCACTAAAAACGGAGCCAGGCGCATGAGGGAAGAAGCCATGGAGATCCGAGACACTCTGTCTGACATCGAGTCCTGGGCGGACAAACTCAAAATGTTGGCTGAGGAG CCCCAGAACAGCATGCCTGATGTTATCATCTGGATGCTCCGGGGCGAGAAGAGAGTGGCCTACAGTCGCATCCCTGCTCACCAAATCCTTTTCTCCACGTATAGCGAGCAGGCCTGTGGTCAACACTGTGGCAAAACACAGACCGTCTTCTTACAG TACCCCATGGACAAGGACAAGGGCTTGAAGGTGCCAGTTGAGATAAGAGTCAACATGTGGCTGGGTCTGTCTGCTCATGAGAAAAAGTTCAACTCCTTCTCTGAGGGAACCTTCAGCGTGTTTGCTGAGTTG TATGAGAACCAGGCCAAGGTATTTGGGAAGTGGGGGACCACAGGCCTGGTGGGACGCCACAAATATTCAGATGTAACAGGCAAACTGAAGCTGAAGCAGGAGTACTTCATGCCCCCTAGAGGATGGGAGTGGGAGGCCGACTGGTTGATTGACCCAGAGAAAGC TTTGCTAACAGAGGCAGATGCAGGACACACTGAATTCATGGATGAGGTATTCCAAAATGAGACTCGCTTTCCTGGCGGAGAGTGGAAGGCTGCCTCTGAGCCCTTCACTGATGTG AATGGAGAAAAGAGCCGTAACCCTGGAGAGTTTGATTGTCCTCCAGGTTGGATGTGGGAAGACGAATGGACTGTGGATGACAACAGAGCTGTGGATGATCAAG GCTGGGAGTATGGAGTGACCATTCCTCCAAACAACAAGCCTCTATCCTGGGTCCCGACAGAGAAGGTGTACCACGTCCACCGCAGGCGACGGCTGGTCAGGCCACGCAAGAGAGCTGCTCTGCCAGCAGGAGCTTCTGTAGAG AGGCAGGATCAGGGTGACCCCGAGGGATGGGAATTCtcttctctgattggctggaagtTCCACAGGAAGGAGCGCTCATCGGACACATTCCGTCGAAGGCGCTGGAGGCGCAAGATGGGACCAGAGGACCGACTCGGAGCATCTGCCATCTTTCAACTCGAGGGTGCACTG GGAGTTGATactgaggagaaggagaaaggctCAAAAGTAGATGTCTCCAAGCTGTTTGGTGCAAACACGCCTACTGTATCCTGCTCCTTTGACA GGTCATACATCTACCATCTGCGTGTCTACATCTATCAGGCACGGAACATGACATCTATGGACAAGGATAGTTTTTCAG ATCCTTATGCACATGTCTCTTTCCTGCACGTCAGTAAGACGACTGAGAAGCTACGATCAACGTTGAACCCAACCTGGGACCAAACTCTGATTTTCAGTGATGTGGAGATTTATGGAGACCCCCAGAACGTTGTTCAATGCCCCCCAGATGTCGTGGTGGAGTTCTACGACCACGATCAAGTG GGGAAGGATGAGCTGCTGGGCCGCACTGTTTGTGTCCCAATGGTGAAACTGGCTCCAGGGATGGATCAGACACCTAAACTCTTGTGGCATCCCATCACTCAGAAGGGTCAGAGGGCAGGGGAGGCCCTGCTGGCTGCTGAACTCATCCTTAAAGACAAG TCAGGCGAGTCAGATCTTCCTCTGGCTCCTCCAAAGAGAGCCGAGAACCTGTTCATGGTTCCACAGGGCATCCGGCCCGTGGTGCAGCTCACCGCTGTGGAG ATTCTGGCATGGGGTCTGAGGAACATGAAATCTTACCAGCTGGCCTCAGTGACATCCCCCAGCCTGGTGGTGGAGTGTGGGGGGCAGAGGGTGGAGTCAGCCGTCATCAAGAACATGAAAAAGAGCCCCAACTTCCCCAGCTCTGTTCTCTTCATCAAAGTG CTCCTTCCAAGGGATGAGATGTACACACCTCCCATTGTCCTGAAGGTGATCGATCACCGTCCATTTGGCAGGAAGCCGGTGGTTGGTCAGTGCACCATCAGTTCTCTGGAGGAGTTCAGATGTGACCCAAACGTCATCACTGCAGAAGGAGCCATGTCTTCCAAAA TGGCCCTGATGATGTCTTCCCCTCGCAAACATCTCTCGATTAACATGGATGAGAAGAGACCGCTGCTAGAAGCTCAG CTTGAAGAGAAG GAAAAAGAGACAGTTGATTGGTGGAGCAAATTCTATGCTTCATCTGGAGACCAGGAGAGATGTGGCCCGTACATCAAGAAGGGATACGACACCCTCAAA GTGTATGACTGTGAACTGGAAGACGTCCCAGAATTCAAAGGGCTGACAGATTTCTGCAGCACCTTCAAACTGCAGCGGGGAAAGAATGAAAATGGAGACCATGACCCCACAGTGGTTGGAGAGTTCAAG GGTTCCTTCAAGGTGTATCCTCTGCCAGACGACCCAAATGTCACTGCTCCCCCCCGACAGTTCAGAGAGCTGCCAGACAGTGGACCTCAGGAGTGTCTGGTCAGGATTTATGTGGTCCAGGCCATAGACCTGCAGCCCAAAGATAATAACGGCAGA TGTGATCCATACATAAAGATATCGCTGGGAAAGAAAACGATTGAAGACAGAGACAATTACTTACCCAACACCATCAACCCTGTGTTTGGCAG GATGTTTGAGATGACATGTTTCCTGCCCCAGGACAAGGACCTGAAGATCTCCGTCTATGACTTTGATCTCCTGAGCCGTGACGAGAAGGTTGGCAAGACGGTGATCGACCTGGAGAACCGTTTCCTGTCCAGATATAACTCCTACTGCGGCCTGCCACAAACATACTGCAT TTCTGGTATTAACCAGTGGAGGGACCAGCTGAAGCCGTCTCAGATCCTGGAGAACCTGGCCCGTCTAAAAGGCCTGTCCAAACCCAGGACTGAAGACAACGGCACCTCGCTGACCTTCAATGGCAAAGACTACACACTGGTTCAGTTTG AGAACGCAAAGGAAGTCCACCAACACTTGGGTCCAGCGCGAGAACGACTTTGTCTGCACGTGCTCAGAACGCAGGGAGTTGTCCATGAACATGTGGAGACCCGGACCCTTTACAGCACCTTCCAGCCGAATATCTCGCAG gGAAAGCTTCAGATGTGGGTGGATGTTTTCCCCAAAAGCATCGGCCCCCCTGGTCCTCCGTTTGACATCACACCACGCAAACCTAAGAA GTATTTCCTGCGCGCTGTCGTCTGGAACACCACCGATGTGACTTTAGATGAGACGAGCATCACCGGAGAACACATGAGCGACATCTATGTCAAAGG CTGGATGCCAGGCATGGAGGAGGACAAGCAGAAGACAGATGTCCACTACAGGTCTCTGGACGGAGATGGTAACTTTAACTGGAGGTTCGTCTTCGGCTTTGATTATCTGCCTGCTGAACAACTCTGCCTCGTGTCCAAGAAG GAGCACTTCTGGAGTCTTGACCAAACAGAGTTCAGGATTCCTCCCAAGCTGATAGTTCAAATATGGGATAACGACAAATTCTCATTGGACGATTACCTCG GCACTCTGGAGCTGGATTTGCGTGACGTAGTTGCTCCTGCGAAGACGCCAGAGAAGTGCTCTCTGGCGATGATGAACAATCTGGACATCGGACACCCACGCAAGCCGGAGCAAGCCAAGTCTCTGTTTGCACAGAAGTCAGTTCGCGGCTGGTGGCCCTGCTCCATTGAACAGGATGGAAAGAAGGTGCTGGGT GGTAAAGTGGAGATGACACTGGAAATCATACCTGAAGCAGATGCCGATGAGAGACCTGCAGGAAAAGCCAGAGACGAACCCAACATGAACCCAAAACTGGATCCTCCCAA ACGCCCAGAAACCTCCTTCTTCTGGTTCACCAACCCATGTAAGACCATGAAGTTCATTGTCTGGAGACGGTTCAGGTGCCTCTTCATTGgactcatcatcctcaccataGTGTTTCTCTTCATCGCCATCCTGTTGTACTCTTTACCG aactACATCTCGATGAAGATAGTGAAACCTCTGGCATAG